In Drosophila simulans strain w501 chromosome X, Prin_Dsim_3.1, whole genome shotgun sequence, one DNA window encodes the following:
- the LOC6725091 gene encoding 1-phosphatidylinositol 4,5-bisphosphate phosphodiesterase isoform X2: protein MTKKYEFDWIIPVPPELTTGCVFDRWFENEKETKENDFERDALFKVDEYGFFLYWKSEGRDGDVIELCQVSDIRAGGTPKDPKILDKVTKKNGTNIPELDKRSLTICSNTDYINITYHHVICPDAATAKSWQKNLRLITHNNRATNVCPRVNLMKHWMRLSYCVEKSGKIPVKTLAKTFASGKTEKLVYTCIKDAGLPDDKNATMTKEQFTFDKFYALYHKVCPRNDIEELFTSITKGKQDFISLEQFIQFMNDKQRDPRMNEILYPLYEEKRCTEIINDYELDEEKKKNVQMSLDGFKRYLMSDENAPVFLDRLDFYMEMDQPLAHYYINSSHNTYLSGRQIGGKSSVEMYRQTLLAGCRCVELDCWNGKGEDEEPIVTHGHAYCTEILFKDCIQAIADCAFVSSEYPVILSFENHCNRAQQYKLAKYCDDFFGDLLLKEPLPDHPLDPGLPLPPPCKLKRKILIKNKRMKPEVEKVELELWLKGELKTDDDPEEDASAGKPPEAAAAPAPAPEAAAAAEGAAEGGGGAEAEAAAANYSGSTTNVHPWLSSMVNYAQPIKFQGFDKAIEKNIAHNMSSFAESAGMNYLKQSSIDFVNYNKRQMSRIYPKGTRADSSNYMPQVFWNAGCQMVSLNFQSSDLPMQLNQGKFEYNGGCGYLLKPDFMRRADKDFDPFADAPVDGVIAAQCSVKVIAGQFLSDKKVGTYVEVDMFGLPSDTVKKEFRTRLVANNGLNPVYNEDPFVFRKVVLPDLAVLRFGVYEESGKILGQRILPLDGLQAGYRHVSLRTEANFPMSLPMLFVNIELKIYVPDGFEDFMAMLSDPRGFAGAAKQQNEQMKALGIEEQSGGAARDAGKAKEEEKKEPPLVFEPVTLESLRQEKGFQKVGKKQIKELDTLRKKHAKERTSVQKTQNAAIDKLIKGKSKDDIRNDANIKNSINDQTKQWTDMIARHRKEEWDMLRQHVQDSQDAMKALMLTVQAAQIKQLEDRHARDIKDLNAKQAKMSADTAKEVQNDKTLKTKNEKDRRLREKRQNNVKRFMEEKKQIGVKQGRAMEKLKLAHSKQVEEFSTDVQKLMDMYKIEEEAYKTQGKTEFYA from the exons ATGACCAAGAAGTACGAGTTCGATTGGATCATTCCGGTTCCGCCGGAATTGACCACGGGCTGCGTTTTCGATCGCTGGTTCGAAAACGAAAAGGAGACAAAGGAGAATGACTTTGAGCGCGATGCCCTCTTCAAGGTCGACGAATACGGATTTTTTCTGTACTGGAAAAGCGAGGGCCGG GATGGCGATGTCATAGAACTCTGCCAAGTAAGCGACATTCGTGCGGGCGGAACACCAAAG GATCCGAAGATACTTGATAAGGTGACGAAGAAGAACGGCACCAATATACCGGAACTGGATAAGCGATCCCTGACGATCTGTTCGAACACGGACTATATCAATATAACATATCACCATGTTATTTGTCCAGATGCGGCAACAGCCAAG AGCTGGCAAAAGAACTTGCGTCTCATCACGCATAATAACCGCGCCACGAATGTGTGTCCGCGCGTCAACCTGATGAAGCA TTGGATGCGATTGAGTTACTGCGTAGAGAAGAGTGGCAAAATTCCAGTTAAAACGCTGGCCAAAACCTTCGCATCCGGCAAAACGGAGAAATTGGTGTACACGTGCATAAAGGATGCCGGTCTGCCCGATGATAAAAACGCAACGATGACCAAGGAGCAGTTCACCTTCGACAAGTTCTACGCCTTGTACCACAAGGTGTGTCCCCGAAACGACATTGAGGAGCTCTTCACCTCCAT CACCAAGGGCAAGCAGGACTTCATCAGCTTGGAGCAATTTATCCAGTTCATGAACGACAAACAGCGCGATCCGCGGATGAACGAAATCCTGTACCCTCTCTACGAGGAGAAACGCTGCACGGAGATCATCAACGACTACGAGCTAGATGAggagaaaaagaagaacg TTCAAATGTCGCTGGACGGATTTAAGCGCTACCTAATGTCCGACGAAAACGCACCCGTATTCCTGGACCGGCTGGATTTCTACATGGAAATGGATCAGCCACTGGCCCATTACTATATCAACAGCTCGCATAACACCTACCTATCTGGTCGTCAGATCGGCGGCAAAAGTTCCGTGGAAATGTACCGCCAGACACTCTTGGCAGGCTGTCGCTGCGTGGAGCTGGATTGCTGGAACGGAAAGGGTGAAGACGAGGAGCCCATCGTCACCCACGGCCACGCCTACTGCACCGAAATCCTCTTTAAG GACTGCATCCAGGCGATTGCGGATTGCGCCTTCGTGTCCTCCGAGTATCCGGTAATCCTGTCCTTCGAAAACCACTGCAACCGCGCCCAGCAATACAAGTTGGCCAAATACTGTGATGACTTCTTTGGCGATCTGCTGCTGAAGGAGCCGCTACCAGATCATCCG CTGGATCCGGGCCTTCCGTTGCCGCCACCCTGCAAACTGAAGCGTAAGATCCTCATCAAGAACAAGCGAATGAAGCCAGAAGTGGAAAAGGTCGAGCTGGAGCTCTGGCTGAAGGGCGAACTCAAGACGGATGACGATCCGGAAGAGGACGCCAGTGCGGGCAAGCCGCCAGAGGCAGCCGCCGCCCCCGCACCCGCCCCGgaagcagccgccgccgccgaagGAGCGGCCGAGGGTGGCGGAGGAGCGGAGGCCGAAGCCGCCGCTGCCAACTACAGCGGCTCCACAACTAACGTGCATCCGTGGCTCTCCTCCATGGTCAATTACGCGCAGCCCATCAAGTTCCAGGGCTTCGACAAGGCAATCG AAAAGAACATTGCCCACAATATGTCCTCGTTTGCGGAATCGGCGGGCATGAACTACTTGAAGCAGAGCTCCATCGACTTTGTCAATTACAACAAGCGTCAGATGTCGCGAATTTATCCCAAGGGCACACGAGCGGACTCCTCAAACTATATGCCGCAGGTGTTCTGGAACGCCGGCTGCCAGATGGTCTCACTCAACTTCCAGAGCTCCGATTTACCCATGCAACTCAACCAGGGCAAGTTCGAGTATAACGGCGGCTGTGGCTATCTACTGAAACCGGATTTCATGCGTCGAGCCGACAAGGATTTTGATCCGTTTGCGGATGCGCCGGTGGACGGCGTGATTGCGGCCCAGTGTTCCGTGAAGGTGATTGCCGGCCAATTCTTGTCGGACAAGAAAGTGGGCACCTATGTGGAGGTGGACATGTTTGGATTGCCCTCGGACACGGTGAAGAAGGAGTTTCGCACGCGTTTGGTCGCCAATAATGGCCTGAATCCAGTTTACAATGAGGATCCCTTCGTGTTTCGCAAAGTGGTCCTTCCGGACTTGGCTGTGCTAAGATTTGGCGTTTATGAGGAAAGCGGAAAGATTCTGGGTCAACGTATTCTGCCGCTGGACGGTCTACAGGCTGGCTATCGGCATGTTTCCCTGCGCACGGAGGCTAACTTCCCCATGTCGTTGCCCATGTTGTTCGTGAATATCGAGCTAAAGATCTACGTACCTGACGGCTTTGAGGACTTCATGGCCATGTTGTCGGATCCGCGAGGATTCGCCGGTGCCGCTAAGCAGCAAAACGAACAGATGAAGGCCCTTGGCATAGAAGAGCAGAGCGGCGGTGCCGCCCGAGATGCTGGCAAGGCCAAAGAGGAGGAAAAGAAGGAGCCACCACTAGTCTTTGAGCCCGTCACGTTGGAATCTCTGCGCCAGGAGAAAGGCTTCCAAAAGGTGGGCAAAAAGCAAATCAAGGAGCTCGACACCCTGCGCAAGAAGCACGCCAAAGAGCGCACCTCGGTGCAAAAGACCCAGAATGCAGCCATCGACAAGTTGATCAAGGGCAAGAGCAAAGACGACATTCGCAACGATGCCAACATCAAGAACTCGATCAATGACCAGACCAAACAGTGGACCGACATGATCGCCAGGCACCGTAAGGAGGAATGGGACATGCTGCGCCAACATGTCCAGGACTCGCAGGACGCCATGAAAGCACTGATGCTCACCGTTCAGGCGGCGCAGAtcaagcagctggaggatcGTCATGCCAG GGACATAAAGGATCTGAATGCCAAGCAAGCAAAAATGTCGGCGGATACCGCCAAGGAGGTACAGAACGACAAGACCTTGAAGACCAAGAACGAGAAGGATCGTCGGCTGCGTGAGAAGCGCCAGAACAATGTGAAGCGCTTCATGGAGGAAAAGAAG CAAATCGGCGTTAAGCAGGGCCGTGCGATGGAGAAACTAAAGTTGGCGCATTCGAAGCAGGTCGAGGAATTCAGTACCGACGTGCAAAAG CTTATGGACATGTAcaaaatcgaggaggaggcgtATAAGACGCAAGGAAAAACGGAATTTTATGCCTAA
- the LOC6725091 gene encoding 1-phosphatidylinositol 4,5-bisphosphate phosphodiesterase isoform X1 — MTKKYEFDWIIPVPPELTTGCVFDRWFENEKETKENDFERDALFKVDEYGFFLYWKSEGRDGDVIELCQVSDIRAGGTPKDPKILDKVTKKNGTNIPELDKRSLTICSNTDYINITYHHVICPDAATAKIWLDGIRKITHNVKANNICPMMCLRKHWMRLSYCVEKSGKIPVKTLAKTFASGKTEKLVYTCIKDAGLPDDKNATMTKEQFTFDKFYALYHKVCPRNDIEELFTSITKGKQDFISLEQFIQFMNDKQRDPRMNEILYPLYEEKRCTEIINDYELDEEKKKNVQMSLDGFKRYLMSDENAPVFLDRLDFYMEMDQPLAHYYINSSHNTYLSGRQIGGKSSVEMYRQTLLAGCRCVELDCWNGKGEDEEPIVTHGHAYCTEILFKDCIQAIADCAFVSSEYPVILSFENHCNRAQQYKLAKYCDDFFGDLLLKEPLPDHPLDPGLPLPPPCKLKRKILIKNKRMKPEVEKVELELWLKGELKTDDDPEEDASAGKPPEAAAAPAPAPEAAAAAEGAAEGGGGAEAEAAAANYSGSTTNVHPWLSSMVNYAQPIKFQGFDKAIEKNIAHNMSSFAESAGMNYLKQSSIDFVNYNKRQMSRIYPKGTRADSSNYMPQVFWNAGCQMVSLNFQSSDLPMQLNQGKFEYNGGCGYLLKPDFMRRADKDFDPFADAPVDGVIAAQCSVKVIAGQFLSDKKVGTYVEVDMFGLPSDTVKKEFRTRLVANNGLNPVYNEDPFVFRKVVLPDLAVLRFGVYEESGKILGQRILPLDGLQAGYRHVSLRTEANFPMSLPMLFVNIELKIYVPDGFEDFMAMLSDPRGFAGAAKQQNEQMKALGIEEQSGGAARDAGKAKEEEKKEPPLVFEPVTLESLRQEKGFQKVGKKQIKELDTLRKKHAKERTSVQKTQNAAIDKLIKGKSKDDIRNDANIKNSINDQTKQWTDMIARHRKEEWDMLRQHVQDSQDAMKALMLTVQAAQIKQLEDRHARDIKDLNAKQAKMSADTAKEVQNDKTLKTKNEKDRRLREKRQNNVKRFMEEKKQIGVKQGRAMEKLKLAHSKQVEEFSTDVQKLMDMYKIEEEAYKTQGKTEFYA, encoded by the exons ATGACCAAGAAGTACGAGTTCGATTGGATCATTCCGGTTCCGCCGGAATTGACCACGGGCTGCGTTTTCGATCGCTGGTTCGAAAACGAAAAGGAGACAAAGGAGAATGACTTTGAGCGCGATGCCCTCTTCAAGGTCGACGAATACGGATTTTTTCTGTACTGGAAAAGCGAGGGCCGG GATGGCGATGTCATAGAACTCTGCCAAGTAAGCGACATTCGTGCGGGCGGAACACCAAAG GATCCGAAGATACTTGATAAGGTGACGAAGAAGAACGGCACCAATATACCGGAACTGGATAAGCGATCCCTGACGATCTGTTCGAACACGGACTATATCAATATAACATATCACCATGTTATTTGTCCAGATGCGGCAACAGCCAAG ATCTGGCTAGATGGCATACGAAAAATAACCCATAATGTCAAAGCGAACAATATCTGCCCCATGATGTGTCTGCGGAAACA TTGGATGCGATTGAGTTACTGCGTAGAGAAGAGTGGCAAAATTCCAGTTAAAACGCTGGCCAAAACCTTCGCATCCGGCAAAACGGAGAAATTGGTGTACACGTGCATAAAGGATGCCGGTCTGCCCGATGATAAAAACGCAACGATGACCAAGGAGCAGTTCACCTTCGACAAGTTCTACGCCTTGTACCACAAGGTGTGTCCCCGAAACGACATTGAGGAGCTCTTCACCTCCAT CACCAAGGGCAAGCAGGACTTCATCAGCTTGGAGCAATTTATCCAGTTCATGAACGACAAACAGCGCGATCCGCGGATGAACGAAATCCTGTACCCTCTCTACGAGGAGAAACGCTGCACGGAGATCATCAACGACTACGAGCTAGATGAggagaaaaagaagaacg TTCAAATGTCGCTGGACGGATTTAAGCGCTACCTAATGTCCGACGAAAACGCACCCGTATTCCTGGACCGGCTGGATTTCTACATGGAAATGGATCAGCCACTGGCCCATTACTATATCAACAGCTCGCATAACACCTACCTATCTGGTCGTCAGATCGGCGGCAAAAGTTCCGTGGAAATGTACCGCCAGACACTCTTGGCAGGCTGTCGCTGCGTGGAGCTGGATTGCTGGAACGGAAAGGGTGAAGACGAGGAGCCCATCGTCACCCACGGCCACGCCTACTGCACCGAAATCCTCTTTAAG GACTGCATCCAGGCGATTGCGGATTGCGCCTTCGTGTCCTCCGAGTATCCGGTAATCCTGTCCTTCGAAAACCACTGCAACCGCGCCCAGCAATACAAGTTGGCCAAATACTGTGATGACTTCTTTGGCGATCTGCTGCTGAAGGAGCCGCTACCAGATCATCCG CTGGATCCGGGCCTTCCGTTGCCGCCACCCTGCAAACTGAAGCGTAAGATCCTCATCAAGAACAAGCGAATGAAGCCAGAAGTGGAAAAGGTCGAGCTGGAGCTCTGGCTGAAGGGCGAACTCAAGACGGATGACGATCCGGAAGAGGACGCCAGTGCGGGCAAGCCGCCAGAGGCAGCCGCCGCCCCCGCACCCGCCCCGgaagcagccgccgccgccgaagGAGCGGCCGAGGGTGGCGGAGGAGCGGAGGCCGAAGCCGCCGCTGCCAACTACAGCGGCTCCACAACTAACGTGCATCCGTGGCTCTCCTCCATGGTCAATTACGCGCAGCCCATCAAGTTCCAGGGCTTCGACAAGGCAATCG AAAAGAACATTGCCCACAATATGTCCTCGTTTGCGGAATCGGCGGGCATGAACTACTTGAAGCAGAGCTCCATCGACTTTGTCAATTACAACAAGCGTCAGATGTCGCGAATTTATCCCAAGGGCACACGAGCGGACTCCTCAAACTATATGCCGCAGGTGTTCTGGAACGCCGGCTGCCAGATGGTCTCACTCAACTTCCAGAGCTCCGATTTACCCATGCAACTCAACCAGGGCAAGTTCGAGTATAACGGCGGCTGTGGCTATCTACTGAAACCGGATTTCATGCGTCGAGCCGACAAGGATTTTGATCCGTTTGCGGATGCGCCGGTGGACGGCGTGATTGCGGCCCAGTGTTCCGTGAAGGTGATTGCCGGCCAATTCTTGTCGGACAAGAAAGTGGGCACCTATGTGGAGGTGGACATGTTTGGATTGCCCTCGGACACGGTGAAGAAGGAGTTTCGCACGCGTTTGGTCGCCAATAATGGCCTGAATCCAGTTTACAATGAGGATCCCTTCGTGTTTCGCAAAGTGGTCCTTCCGGACTTGGCTGTGCTAAGATTTGGCGTTTATGAGGAAAGCGGAAAGATTCTGGGTCAACGTATTCTGCCGCTGGACGGTCTACAGGCTGGCTATCGGCATGTTTCCCTGCGCACGGAGGCTAACTTCCCCATGTCGTTGCCCATGTTGTTCGTGAATATCGAGCTAAAGATCTACGTACCTGACGGCTTTGAGGACTTCATGGCCATGTTGTCGGATCCGCGAGGATTCGCCGGTGCCGCTAAGCAGCAAAACGAACAGATGAAGGCCCTTGGCATAGAAGAGCAGAGCGGCGGTGCCGCCCGAGATGCTGGCAAGGCCAAAGAGGAGGAAAAGAAGGAGCCACCACTAGTCTTTGAGCCCGTCACGTTGGAATCTCTGCGCCAGGAGAAAGGCTTCCAAAAGGTGGGCAAAAAGCAAATCAAGGAGCTCGACACCCTGCGCAAGAAGCACGCCAAAGAGCGCACCTCGGTGCAAAAGACCCAGAATGCAGCCATCGACAAGTTGATCAAGGGCAAGAGCAAAGACGACATTCGCAACGATGCCAACATCAAGAACTCGATCAATGACCAGACCAAACAGTGGACCGACATGATCGCCAGGCACCGTAAGGAGGAATGGGACATGCTGCGCCAACATGTCCAGGACTCGCAGGACGCCATGAAAGCACTGATGCTCACCGTTCAGGCGGCGCAGAtcaagcagctggaggatcGTCATGCCAG GGACATAAAGGATCTGAATGCCAAGCAAGCAAAAATGTCGGCGGATACCGCCAAGGAGGTACAGAACGACAAGACCTTGAAGACCAAGAACGAGAAGGATCGTCGGCTGCGTGAGAAGCGCCAGAACAATGTGAAGCGCTTCATGGAGGAAAAGAAG CAAATCGGCGTTAAGCAGGGCCGTGCGATGGAGAAACTAAAGTTGGCGCATTCGAAGCAGGTCGAGGAATTCAGTACCGACGTGCAAAAG CTTATGGACATGTAcaaaatcgaggaggaggcgtATAAGACGCAAGGAAAAACGGAATTTTATGCCTAA